The following are from one region of the Fusarium verticillioides 7600 chromosome 1, whole genome shotgun sequence genome:
- a CDS encoding tRNA-dihydrouridine synthase 3 — translation MSEQHDAHMGGVSPGKAHAELEVDASNIITSTKDEERASKRLKVNDSIPSQSVPGEDLHDAPAPKENEQSTNGDKENEVSRPQPDPKTEYVDGRNKGVAPIKKEYLVDMSIQKDASDDAVNDDDDAEARGTAEGNAENGDRKPGKGKKEKKKKKGQNTERDFGKFDDAFRLCNSRAFYPEFSPRECKFGDRCRLCHDIRKYLEEGRRGDVETFEGKCPVFEAHGHCPSGWKCRFVKSHMKEIEHEDGRKELVLMSTSAKGGENGEPKDEGSEEQRPSIFNVVNMDKKIDLNRKRTDFTRSDQYITWLNKEAKLSEEFMNRRKNQSTEGIEDLRARFVDPPFKPSEKRRLYFGQETPTLAPLTTQGNLPFRRLCVELGAQLTYSEMALSMPLIQGTKADWTLLKVHESELSPPKFNPGSVPIFDDYDHSKDIKFGAQISGNNHWVVTKAADVLNRYCPHLRLIDLNCGCPIDMVFKSGGGSALLENSGKLERMIRGMNAVSGEVPITAKIRTGIRNSRPTATQLIGKLAFGAREHRERLGAPGCAALTLHGRSREQRYTKKADWGYISECAALIKTYNKQKDNLSDTIAEPDASSLPNAKDGRMYFLGNGDCYSHIEYYEHIEKARVDTVMIGRGALIKPWLFEEIEKGQYLDKSSSERLRYIEKFVRYGLDAWGSDELGIGFTRRFLLEWLSFTHRYVPIGLLEYLPPCLNDRPPKYEGRDEMETLMASNNFRDWIKISEMFLGPVHPTFKFQPKHKSNAYEAEG, via the exons ATGAGTGAGCAACACGACGCTCATATGGGAGGCGTTTCCCCAGGCAAGGCGCATGCAGAacttgaagttgatgccaGCAATATTATAACCTCGAcaaaggatgaagagcggGCTTCGAAGAGACTTAAGGTTAACGATTCGATCCCGTCACAATCTGTCCCAGGAGAGGATTTGCACGATGCACCCGCTCCTAAGGAGAATGAGCAATCCACAAATGGCGACAAGGAGAATGAGGTCTCGAGACCACAGCCGGACCCCAAGACCGAGTACGTTGATGGGCGCAACAAGGGAGTTGCCCCTATCAAGAAAGA GTATCTTGTAGACATGTCAATTCAGAAAGATGCGTCCGATGATGCTGTgaacgacgatgacgatgctgaggCACGTGGCACTGCCGAAGGAAatgctgagaatggcgatcGAAAGCCAGGcaagggaaagaaagagaagaagaagaagaagggacaGAACACAGAGCGCGATTTTGGCAAATTTGACGATGCCTTTCGTCTTTGCAACAGTCGAGCCTTCTATCCCGAGTTTTCTCCCAGAGAATGCAAGTTTGGTGACCGATGCAGACTCTGCCATGATATTCGAAAGTATCTTGAGGAAGGCCGCCgaggtgatgttgagacttTCGAAGGCAAATGTCCCGTGTTCGAGGCACATGGCCACTGCCCTTCGGGCTGGAAGTGCCGTTTTGTTAAGAGCCACATGAAGGAAATCGAGCACGAAGACGGCCGAAAAGAGCTGGTGCTCATGAGCACTTCAGCAAAAGGCGGCGAGAACGGTGAGCCTAAAGATGAAGGATCCGAGGAGCAGCGACCTTCTATTTTCAACGTCGTCAACATGGATAAAAAAATTGACCTCAACCGCAAGCGGACCGACTTTACACGATCTGACCAGTACATCACTTGGCTCAATAAGGAAGCCAAGCTGAGCGAAGAGTTTATGAATCGTCGCAAGAATCAGTCTACCGAGGGCATCGAAGATCTACGTGCCCGCTTCGTCGACCCCCCCTTTAAGCCTTCTGAGAAGCGCCGTCTCTATTTCGGTCAAGAGACCCCAACCCTGGCACCTCTCACCACCCAAGGGAACTTGCCCTTCCGTCGACTCTGCGTCGAGCTTGGAGCCCAGCTCACATACTCGGAGATGGCATTGAGTATGCCCCTCATACAGGGAACGAAGGCCGACTGGACACTTCTCAAGGTTCACGAGTCAGAGCTCTCACCTCCCAAGTTTAACCCAGGCTCTGTCCCCATCTTTGATGACTACGACCACTCTAAAGATATCAAGTTCGGTGCCCAGATCTCCGGAAACAACCACTGGGTTGTTACCAAGGCTGCTGACGTACTGAATCGTTATTGCCCTCACCTTCGCCTCATCGATTTGAACTGCGGGTGTCCGATTGATATGGTCTTCAAGTCTGGCGGTGGATCGGCGCTTCTCGAAAACTCAGGCAAATTGGAACGTATGATTCGGGGGATGAACGCTGTGTCAGGGGAGGTCCCTATCACAGCCAAGATCCGCACTGGTATCCGAAACTCCCGTCCTACAGCTACTCAGCTTATTGGAAAACTGGCCTTTGGTGCACGAGAGCACCGAGAACGACTTGGTGCTCCTGGATGTGCGGCCCTGACTCTTCATGGACGCAGCCGTGAGCAGCGATACACTAAGAAGGCCGACTGGGGCTACATCAGCGAGTGCGCCGCGCTCATCAAGACTTACAACAAGCAGAAGGACAACCTGAGTGACACCATCGCTGAGCCCGATGCCAGCAGCCTTCCTAATGCCAAGGATGGCCGCATGTACTTCCTCGGTAACGGCGACTGCTATTCGCACATCGAGTACTATGAGCACATTGAGAAGGCTCGTGTCGATACCGTCATGATTGGCCGTGGGGCTCTCATCAAGCCTTGGctctttgaagagattgagaagggcCAATACCTCGACAAGTCATCTAGCGAGCGTCTCCGCTACATCGAGAAGTTTGTGCGCTATGGCCTTGATGCCTGGGGTTCCGATGAACTCGGCATTGGATTCACTCGCCGTTTCCTTCTCGAGTGGCTCAGTTTTACGCACCGATATGTCCCTATTGGTTTGTTAGAGTATCTCCCACCGTGCCTTAATGACCGACCTCCCAAGTACGAGgggagagatgagatggaaaCGCTTATGGCGTCTAACAACTTCAGGGACTGGATCAAAATCAG CGAGATGTTCCTTGGCCCCGTCCACCCAACGTTCAAGTTCCAGCCCAAGCACAAATCCAACGCGTACGAGGCCGAGGGTTGA
- a CDS encoding chromatin assembly factor 1 subunit B, producing MKAAPLIINWHDQNAPVYSAHFEPSGKGRLATAGGDNHIRIWRVLVDGEDRKVEYLSTLSKHNQAVNVVRWAPKGELLASAGDDGNVILWVPSETPQTAFGSDAPEDKESWRAKHMCRSSGAEIYDLAWSPDGVYFIIGSMDNIARIYNAQTGTLVRQIAEHSHYVQGVTWDPLNEYIATQSSDRSVHIYSLKTKDGQYTLSVDDKTPRLASHIKADLPPRRISSSSPAPPDFGHRSSLAVLDSAPSIGSPVPSAPGTPTSFALPMNPPSVVSHSRRSSFSSRRSVSPAPSMPLPAVMPMDPSPKPSSTLSSGLGMKNANLYANETLTSFFRRLTFTPDGSLLLTPSGQYQNQHQAERDAKPTYEVINTVYIYTRGGINKPPIAHLPGHKKPSVVVKCSPIFYTLRQSPPATRNITIDTSSSEEPIPALPEPLSKPSPAPSVMDPPPPPSTASDTKASSSDTALAASGPKPAFSLPYRMVYAVATQDSVLLYDTQQKTPICVVSNLHCATFTDLAWSSDGLTLMISSSDGFCSTLSFTAGELGEVYKGEVGPPKSQTGTSSNQSTPMPTPTTAFAPPSPFPNGSHHHHRNSASSFTAPSPPQSASILSQRPSSPARSNSTSSIATITTQASTVPAAGVVTNPPLISGNVPGIAAANSGKVTGVPLTTPPETPRSITGSVAGTKRDASEGEKEDSKEPKKRRIAPTLVEPKI from the exons ATGAAAGCTGCTCCTCTAATCATCAATTGGCATGACCAGAATGCCCCCGTTTACTCCGCCCACTTCGAACCGTCTGGAAAGGGGCGTTTAGCCACGGCTGGTGGTGATAATCATATCAGAATATGGAGGGTTCTGGTTGATGGGGAGGACCGTAAGGTCGAGTACCTTTCAACCCTTTCAAAGCACAACCAGGCTGTTAACGTTGTTCGTTGGGCGCCCAAGG GCGAACTTCTAGCCTCTGcaggcgatgatggcaacgTGATCCTCTGGGTACCAAGCGAAACACCCCAAACAGCCTTCGGATCTGATGCCCCGGAAGACAAAGAGTCTTGGAGGGCAAAGCATATGTGTCGTTCTAGTGGCGCGGAGATCTATGACTTAGCCTGGTCTCCAGACGGAGTgtacttcatcatcggcagtATGGATAACATAGCACGAATCTACAACGCCCAGACAG GAACACTCGTGCGCCAGATCGCCGAGCACAGTCATTATGTGCAGGGCGTCACATGGGATCCCCTCAACGAGTACATCGCGACGCAGTCCTCCGATCGATCAGTTCATATTTACTCTCTAAAAACCAAGGATGGGCAATACACCCTTAGCGTAGACGACAAGACTCCTCGACTTGCCAGCCATATCAAGGCcgatcttcctcctcgacgaATCTCTTCGAGCAGTCCTGCTCCTCCCGACTTTGGCCATCGCTCTTCGCTTGCTGTCCTTGATTCTGCGCCTTCTATCGGATCACCTGTGCCTTCTGCACCCGGTACGCCTACTTCTTTCGCGCTTCCCATGAACCCGCCCAGTGTCGTTAGTCATAGCCGTCGATCTTCgttctcttctcgtcgatctGTATCTCCAGCGCCGTCTATGCCTTTGCCGGCCGTCATGCCTATGGACCCCTCTCCGAAACCATCGTCGACGTTGAGCAGCGGGTTGGGAATGAAGAATGCGAACCTCTATGCCAATGAGACGCTCACTTCCTTTTTCCGACGACTCACATTTACACCAGATGGCAGCTTGCTATTAACCCCATCGGGACAGTACCAaaaccaacaccaagctgaAAGAGACGCGAAACCTACTTATGAAGTGATTAACACAGTCTACATATACACGCGCGGTGGTATCAACAAGCCCCCAATCGCCCATTTGCCGGGTCACAAGAAGCCCTCAGTCGTGGTAAAATGTTCTCCGATATTCTACACACTGCGGCAGTCTCCTCCTGCCACACGCAATATCACCATTGAcacatcatcttcagagGAGCCTATTCCAGCCCTTCCAGAACCTCTGTCGAAGCCATCCCCAGCTCCTTCTGTCATGGAcccacctcctccaccctCTACCGCATCAGACACAAAGGCATCAAGCTCAGATACGGCTTTAGCTGCATCAGGCCCAAAGCCTGCCTTTTCCCTGCCTTACCGTATGGTCTACGCAGTGGCTACACAAGACTCGGTCCTACTTTACGATACTCAGCAAAAGACCCCTATCTGTGTTGTCAGCAATCTTCATTGCGCTACCTTCACTGACCTTGCATG GTCAAGCGATGGTCTGACTTTAAtgatctcgtcttctgatGGTTTCTGCTCAACACTATCCTTTACAGCTGGAGAACTGGGTGAAGTCTATAAGGGTGAAGTCGGTCCGCCCAAGTCCCAAACAGGGACATCGTCTAATCAAAGCACTCCCATGCCTACCCCAACGACCGCGTTTGCTCCACCTTCACCCTTTCCTAACGGCTcgcatcaccaccatcgcAACTCCGCGAGCTCTTTTACTGCCCCTTCACCTCCGCAGTCAGCTTCAATTCTTTCTCAACgtccctcttctcctgcGAGATCGAATTCGACGTCTTCAATTGCGACTATCACTACACAGGCCAGCACTGTGCCTGCAGCCGGTGTTGTCACCAATCCACCTCTGATTTCTGGCAATGTTCCAGGCATTGCAGCAGCAAATTCTGGCAAGGTGACTGGTGTTCCGCTCACAACACCTCCTGAGACTCCTCGAAGTATTACAGGCAGTGTTGCGGGCACTAAGCGCGACGCCAGTGAAGGCGAAAAAGAAGACAGCAAggagccaaagaagaggcgAATTGCTCCCACTCTTGTAGAGCCCAAAATTTAG
- a CDS encoding arylsulfatase — MGSIPTHKRPNFLVIVADDLGYSDLGCFGSEIATPNLDHLSQTGVRLTNFHTASACSPTRSMLFSGTDNHIAGLGQMTEHMARFMDKYKNRPGYEGYLNFRVAALSEILQDAGYHTIMSGKWHLGTTNETSPHGRGFDNSYVFLSGCCNHYNYEPQLDDPAHGFFTPMNAGKFWMQDDRFLDRKNPKDIPDDFYSTTTFSEKLIDFLKDRKDTEQPFFAYLPFTAPHWPLQAPRETIEKYRGIYDDGPAALRKRRLANLVKLGLISEDTEPAPVTVELWDKMSPMEKAESARKMEVYAAMVDLIDVNVGRVVDYLDSIDELDNTFVLFMSDNGAEGAMLEAVPMMGSVGSVPKIINKYYDNSIDNMGMADSYIWYGPEWACASMAPSRGFKTWITEGGIRCPCLVRYPPFSKAGGSHTDSFCTVMDILPTVLDLAGIPLPGSKFRGREVFPVRGSSWVLHLEDQSPAFHDEEKEITGWELFGLRAIREGHWKALYMTAPRGKDKWELYNLKNDPGELHDLADSNPDIMDRLINLWEIYYSETGMFDPGHEFGVTKI; from the exons ATGGGTTCCATTCCAACCCACAAGCGACCCAActttctcgtcatcgtcgccgaTGACCTGGGCTACAGTGACCTTGGATGCTTTGGCTCTGAGATAGCGACTCCAAATCTCGACCACCTCTCGCAGACTGGTGTGCGACTGACCAATTTCCATACGGCTTCAGCATGCTCTCCAACTAGGAGCATGCTGTTCTCTGGAACGGACAACCACATTGCAGGCCTGGGCCAGATGACCGAGCACATGGCGAGGTTTATGGATAAGTACAAAAACAGGCCTGGCTATGAGGGATACCTCAACTTCCGCGTTGCTGCGCTTAGTGagattctccaagatgctggTTATCATACAATTATGTCTGGAAAATG GCACCTCGGAACGACGAACGAGACATCCCCTCACGGGAGGGGGTTTGACAACAGTTATGTCTTCTTATCAGGCTGCTGTAATCACTACAACTATGAACCACAACTCGACGACCCAGCTCACGGGTTCTTCACACCCATGAACGCCGGCAAGTTCTGGATGCAAGACGACAGATTCTTAGATCGGAAAAACCCAAAAGATATCCCCGACGACTTTTACTCGACAACTACCTTTTCCGAAAAATTGATTGATTTCCTAAAAGATCGCAAAGACACTGAACAACCATTCTTTGCGTATCTACCTTTCACTGCACCTCATTGGCCTCTACAGGCGCCCCGCGAGACAATCGAGAAATATAGGGGTATCTACGACGATGGACCAGCAGCCTTGCGCAAACGAAGGTTGGCGAATCTCGTTAAACTGGGACTCATCTCTGAAGACACAGAACCAGCACCCGTGACAGTCGAACTTTGGGATAAGATGTCACCCATGGAGAAGGCTGAGTCGGCGAGGAAAATGGAAGTCTATGCCGCTATGGTAGATCTCATAGACGTCAATGTCGGCCGCGTGGTAGACTATCTCGACTCTATTGATGAGTTAGACAACACCTTTGTCCTCTTCATGTCAGACAACGGAGCCGAAGGGGCTATGCTCGAAGCTGTTCCCATGATGGGCAGTGTTGGAAGTGTCccaaagatcatcaacaaataCTACGATAACTCGATTGATAACATGGGAATGGCAGACTCATATATCTGGTATGGTCCTGAATGGGCATGCGCGTCAATGGCGCCCTCTAGAGGTTTCAAAACTTGGATCACTGAAGGCGGTATTAGATGTCCATGCCTTGTTCGATATCCTCCTTTCTCCAAGGCTGGCGGATCGCACACCGACTCATTCTGTACGGTCATGGATATTCTACCGACAGTCCTTGACTTGGCGGGCATCCCCTTACCAGGAAGCAAATTCCGAGGCAGAGAAGTATTCCCCGTGAGGGGATCCTCATGGGTGTTACATCTTGAAGACCAATCTCCAGCTTTTCATGACGAGGAAAAGGAGATCACTGGTTGGGAGCTGTTCGGTCTTCGAGCCATCAGGGAGGGTCACTGGAAGGCTTTGTACATGACCGCACCAAGAGGAAAAGACAAATGGGAGCTGTACAACTTGAAGAACGATCCAGGCGAGTTGCACGATCTCGCTGACAGCAACCCAGATATTATGGACCGCCTGATTAATTTATGGGAGATCTACTATTCAGAAACAGGAATGTTTGACCCAGGGCATGAATTCGGTGTCACCAAGATCTAG